Proteins from one Blattabacterium cuenoti genomic window:
- the secD gene encoding protein translocase subunit SecD, producing the protein MRIGNFFTIFITIILTIICLYYICVNNKKTLNLGLDLKGGISIILDVSEKDLLKKLSENSKNPFFIKALEYADKRKKENSNTDYFSSFTNFFDRLNINLSSPDLFGNRSNMEEINSNSSNVEVENFLRKKIESSIISIQNILRSRIDQFGVSLPNIQRIKNSNRILVELSGIKDVDRIKNILEKKAELHFFETYKVQEVIPYLKKIDQLFHSSHRKINKSFVDILNISNLKSVNTVGLVHKKYKKVISEFLNSLEFKEELPYNLHHIKFLWGNKSVNNYFQLFAVKINNEEIDSFLNGDIVTHAYKSLGSFNEIFVNIKMNQEGTKKWKIFTEKNIGKNIAIVLDNFVYSIPLVQSVIPNGMSQISGHFSMQESNDLVNVLNAGELPISVNIIQTDIIGPSLGKVSIQKGVKSFLISLFFVFFWMIFYYSIPGLYSNIILIFNIIFIFGILISINAVLTLPGIAGIILTLAMSMDSTILIYEKIKENIRNKVSIFTSIHNSYSFHGALSSIIDGQITTLLCGIILFYFGTGPIKGFSTTLVIGIIISVFTSTCLGKLLLIWHLKKYKNISFINKFFINFFYKIQNIKFDFLSKRIWYYITSSILLIFSISSLIFQGLNLGLDFVGGRSYVILFDRKVIPEKISEILSKTFIEEGKPSFPNVKIFGNENQLKIVTKYKILEQNHKIDEEILQKIFISLRNYFPVHFHFKDFKNIEKDKPLGILSSERIEPIIAKDMKGKSLLSISLSLITIFLYIFLRFKKWQFGLGAVASLIHDSIIVLGVYSFFYRKFPIFEIDQSFIAALLTIIGYSINDTVIIYDQIRKISKKTMFLTMKQTINNGINSSLTRTINTSLITLLVIFIIFLFGGSSLRSFMLALFIGVSIGTYSSLFIAPSIVYDFCKKK; encoded by the coding sequence ATGCGTATAGGAAATTTTTTTACTATTTTTATAACCATAATATTAACTATAATTTGTTTATATTATATATGTGTAAATAACAAAAAAACACTCAATCTAGGTTTAGATTTAAAAGGAGGAATTAGCATAATCTTAGATGTATCTGAAAAAGATTTATTAAAAAAACTTTCTGAAAATTCTAAAAATCCTTTTTTTATAAAAGCATTGGAATATGCAGATAAGAGAAAAAAGGAAAATTCAAATACAGATTATTTTTCGTCTTTTACAAATTTTTTTGATCGATTAAATATTAATTTATCTTCTCCTGACTTATTTGGTAATAGATCAAATATGGAAGAAATTAATTCAAACAGTTCTAATGTAGAAGTAGAAAATTTTCTTAGAAAGAAAATAGAATCATCTATTATTTCCATTCAAAATATATTAAGATCTAGAATAGATCAGTTCGGAGTTTCACTACCAAATATACAACGTATAAAAAATTCTAATCGAATATTAGTTGAGCTGTCCGGAATCAAAGATGTAGATAGAATAAAAAATATTTTAGAAAAAAAAGCAGAATTACATTTTTTTGAAACTTATAAAGTACAAGAAGTTATTCCGTATTTAAAAAAAATAGATCAACTTTTTCATAGTTCTCATAGAAAAATTAATAAATCTTTTGTAGACATTTTAAATATTTCTAACCTGAAATCAGTTAATACAGTTGGATTAGTTCATAAAAAATATAAAAAAGTAATTTCTGAATTTTTGAATTCTTTAGAATTTAAAGAAGAATTACCATATAATTTACATCATATTAAATTTTTGTGGGGAAATAAAAGTGTTAATAATTATTTTCAATTATTTGCTGTAAAAATAAATAATGAAGAAATAGATTCTTTTTTAAATGGAGATATTGTAACTCATGCTTATAAATCTCTTGGATCTTTTAATGAAATATTCGTCAACATAAAAATGAATCAAGAAGGAACTAAAAAATGGAAAATATTTACTGAAAAAAATATAGGAAAAAATATAGCGATAGTACTTGATAATTTTGTGTATTCAATACCTTTAGTTCAATCAGTTATTCCAAATGGAATGTCTCAAATATCTGGACATTTTTCTATGCAAGAATCTAATGATTTAGTTAATGTATTAAATGCAGGAGAACTTCCTATTTCAGTAAATATTATTCAAACTGACATTATAGGACCTTCTTTGGGAAAAGTTTCAATTCAAAAAGGAGTAAAATCTTTTTTAATATCCTTGTTTTTTGTATTTTTTTGGATGATTTTTTATTACTCTATTCCAGGATTGTACTCGAATATTATTTTAATTTTCAATATAATATTTATTTTTGGTATTCTTATTTCTATAAACGCTGTATTAACTCTTCCTGGAATTGCAGGAATTATATTAACATTAGCAATGTCTATGGATTCTACGATCCTAATTTATGAAAAAATAAAAGAAAATATAAGAAATAAAGTTTCCATTTTTACATCTATTCATAATAGTTATTCCTTCCATGGAGCTCTATCTTCCATTATAGATGGTCAAATTACTACTTTATTATGTGGAATTATTTTATTCTATTTCGGAACAGGACCAATTAAAGGATTTTCCACGACTTTAGTTATTGGAATCATAATATCTGTATTTACTTCTACTTGTTTAGGAAAATTATTATTAATATGGCATCTAAAAAAATATAAAAATATTTCTTTTATAAATAAATTTTTCATTAATTTTTTTTATAAAATTCAAAATATAAAATTTGATTTTTTATCTAAAAGAATATGGTATTACATAACTTCTTCTATTCTTTTAATATTTAGTATTTCTTCTCTGATATTTCAAGGATTAAATCTTGGATTAGATTTTGTAGGAGGACGTTCTTATGTAATACTTTTTGATAGAAAAGTAATTCCTGAAAAAATTTCAGAAATTTTATCAAAAACTTTTATAGAAGAAGGGAAACCTTCATTTCCAAATGTAAAAATATTTGGAAATGAAAATCAACTAAAAATAGTAACTAAATATAAAATATTGGAACAAAATCATAAAATAGACGAAGAAATTTTGCAAAAAATTTTCATTTCTTTGAGAAATTATTTTCCTGTTCATTTTCATTTTAAGGATTTTAAAAATATAGAAAAAGATAAACCTTTGGGAATTCTTTCTTCCGAAAGAATAGAACCTATAATAGCTAAAGATATGAAAGGAAAATCTCTTCTATCAATATCCCTTTCTTTAATTACAATATTTTTATACATCTTTTTAAGATTTAAAAAATGGCAATTTGGATTAGGAGCTGTCGCGTCTTTAATTCATGATTCAATTATTGTACTGGGCGTATACTCTTTTTTTTACAGAAAGTTTCCTATATTTGAAATAGATCAATCTTTTATAGCCGCATTGTTAACTATAATTGGATACTCCATTAATGATACTGTAATTATTTATGACCAAATAAGAAAAATCTCAAAAAAAACAATGTTCTTAACAATGAAACAAACTATTAATAATGGTATTAATAGTTCTTTGACTAGAACTATTAATACTTCACTAATTACTTTATTAGTAATTTTTATTATTTTTTTATTTGGAGGATCTAGTCTTCGAAGTTTTATGTTAGCTTTATTTATTGGAGTAAGCATTGGAACTTATTCTTCTCTATTTATAGCTCCATCTATTGTATACGATTTTTGTAAAAAAAAATAA
- a CDS encoding Sec-independent protein translocase subunit TatA/TatB: MINFLFISFEESFFIIFIAILIFGPKKIPGIARGLGEGIQHLKNAKKKIKNEIFMQNSKKNKIEKKEKNAPPYSIKR, encoded by the coding sequence ATGATAAATTTTTTATTTATTAGTTTTGAAGAAAGTTTCTTTATTATTTTTATAGCTATACTTATATTTGGACCAAAAAAGATACCAGGTATAGCCCGTGGATTAGGAGAAGGAATACAACATTTAAAAAATGCTAAAAAGAAAATAAAAAATGAAATTTTTATGCAAAACAGTAAAAAAAACAAGATAGAAAAGAAAGAAAAAAATGCACCTCCTTATTCTATTAAACGTTAA
- a CDS encoding SurA N-terminal domain-containing protein produces MSLLEKIRRNTWLIFLFIGVSLVFFVLDPSILLKFFSRNYNTIGKVNGDSISSKEYFQNIQFLKRFREGDSDSFLKNDAWKFLVHEKVLTQQAVKLGIESTKRDFWKAIEKQSIYSKFVDFQDEKGNMDLKKFRLYLNNLEKAYKNNRTSQIEDEKNIWSYEKENILKRIIAKKYVEMLMYGLNTSPIEAELNYRNKNYFSIIDYVFIPYSEIEKKYRTIQNYEIYNHIKKNKFLYKKENFRNLSFVILRSSPSLDDEKNMEIEIGKLFKKFQYSNHHSEIVSNQSERPFDSNFYLKKNLPPVLQYFVERNNQIGTMFGPVKENNIYIMAKLTGKKMIYNSVLSSKILISHKESVNSSSQISKKKAENIAKKIYNTVRKNPKKFDYLLMKKSDNFSDSEKSKINPVWIKYEEENNINKDFARLNVFSSKNKKGKIVFSETRFGYNIIRIEDQKDIQPVYQFSIIVKTLVPSKKTEDLLHKNVIQFMKKNENSSLNTFINNARKKRYETIFLEKIKNNQWNIKGLSTELDKKIINWSYEKNRKEGDKKIFYTSNRDYIIVFLSKIRERGYPIEDMKNHLIPLLINKKINQYLSRKKFSLEHISILFSKKIKKNCRINFYNSVIDQYKEPEVIGYAFSSKLYKTSKPIFGGKGIFFVRPLKRFNVSNISKDPSYFSSEIEFLNSFLRRNVLEKLGDVLLEKSTIKDYRKDI; encoded by the coding sequence ATGAGTCTTTTAGAAAAAATTAGAAGAAATACATGGTTAATTTTCTTATTTATAGGAGTTTCTTTAGTTTTTTTTGTGTTAGATCCTAGTATTTTATTAAAATTTTTTTCAAGGAATTATAATACAATAGGAAAAGTAAATGGGGATAGTATTTCTTCTAAGGAATATTTTCAAAATATTCAATTTTTAAAACGATTTCGTGAAGGAGATTCTGATTCTTTTTTGAAGAATGATGCTTGGAAATTTTTAGTTCATGAAAAAGTATTAACCCAACAAGCAGTTAAATTAGGTATAGAAAGTACAAAAAGGGACTTTTGGAAAGCTATAGAAAAACAGTCTATATACAGTAAGTTTGTTGATTTTCAAGATGAAAAAGGAAACATGGACTTAAAAAAATTTAGGTTATATTTAAACAACTTAGAAAAAGCATACAAAAATAATAGAACATCTCAAATCGAAGATGAAAAAAATATTTGGTCTTATGAAAAGGAGAATATTTTAAAAAGAATTATTGCAAAAAAATATGTAGAAATGTTAATGTATGGATTGAATACTTCTCCAATAGAAGCTGAATTGAATTACAGAAATAAAAATTATTTTTCTATTATTGACTATGTTTTTATTCCTTATTCGGAGATCGAAAAAAAATATAGAACAATACAAAATTATGAAATTTATAATCATATTAAAAAAAATAAATTTCTTTACAAAAAAGAAAATTTTAGAAATTTAAGTTTCGTTATTTTGCGTTCTTCTCCATCTTTGGATGATGAAAAAAATATGGAAATAGAAATCGGTAAATTATTTAAAAAGTTTCAATATTCTAATCATCATTCTGAGATTGTTTCCAATCAATCAGAAAGACCTTTCGATTCGAATTTTTATTTGAAAAAAAACCTTCCTCCTGTTTTACAATATTTTGTAGAAAGAAACAATCAAATTGGAACTATGTTTGGTCCTGTTAAGGAAAATAATATCTACATAATGGCTAAATTAACTGGAAAAAAAATGATATATAATTCTGTTTTATCCAGTAAAATACTTATTTCTCATAAAGAATCTGTAAATTCTTCGAGTCAAATATCTAAAAAAAAAGCTGAAAATATAGCTAAAAAAATATATAACACCGTTAGAAAAAATCCTAAAAAATTTGATTATTTGTTAATGAAAAAATCAGATAATTTCTCTGATTCAGAAAAAAGTAAAATAAATCCAGTGTGGATAAAATATGAAGAAGAAAATAATATAAACAAAGATTTTGCAAGATTAAATGTTTTTTCATCAAAAAATAAAAAAGGAAAAATAGTTTTTTCTGAAACTAGATTTGGATATAATATAATCAGGATAGAAGATCAAAAAGATATTCAACCTGTTTATCAATTCTCTATCATTGTAAAAACACTTGTTCCATCAAAAAAAACGGAAGATTTACTTCATAAAAATGTTATTCAATTTATGAAAAAAAATGAAAATTCTAGTTTAAATACATTTATTAATAATGCAAGAAAAAAAAGATATGAAACTATTTTTTTAGAAAAAATCAAAAATAATCAATGGAATATTAAAGGATTAAGTACAGAATTGGATAAGAAGATCATAAATTGGTCTTATGAAAAAAATAGAAAAGAAGGAGATAAAAAGATTTTCTATACATCCAACAGAGATTACATTATAGTTTTTTTATCTAAAATTCGAGAAAGAGGATATCCTATAGAAGATATGAAAAATCATTTGATCCCTCTATTGATTAATAAAAAAATTAATCAATATTTATCTAGAAAAAAATTTAGTTTAGAACATATATCTATTCTTTTTTCAAAAAAAATAAAAAAAAATTGTAGAATTAATTTTTATAATTCTGTAATAGATCAATATAAGGAACCTGAAGTAATAGGTTATGCATTTTCTTCAAAATTATACAAAACTTCTAAACCTATTTTTGGGGGAAAAGGAATTTTTTTTGTAAGACCATTAAAACGTTTTAATGTCTCAAATATATCAAAAGATCCTTCTTATTTTTCTTCAGAAATAGAATTCTTAAACTCTTTCTTAAGAAGAAATGTTCTAGAAAAATTAGGAGATGTATTGCTTGAAAAGTCTACAATTAAAGATTATAGAAAAGATATTTAA
- a CDS encoding hemolysin family protein: MIFHISIVFVSILISAFFSGMEMALISSSLFQIELEKKKGSFHSKILSKSINEPKKFITTMLIGNTISLVIYGIYMGKLFFSILPKELLDSSLGIIFVETVFSATIILIVGEFIPKIIFSAYSNELLSLFIVPVYIICKIFSPITNFVIWISNVFLKILGEKENNKKKILDKEDLIYFLSENIENNIQKKEKEFIESEIEIFHKALDFYEKKARECMIPRKEIVSSNLTFSSIDNIRNLFTESGLSKIVVYKNNIDNIIGYIHYLELLKKPKNIESVIRSVELVYITTPVREIMDLLIKKRRSIAIVLDEYGGTAGMITIEDILEEFLGDIKDEHDENILLDKKLDDYEFLFSARLEIDFINTKYNLGLPKSEEYETLGGLIVTHIGNIPKCGEKIFIHKNFYIEIKKVSKNKIEEVFLQKKIFN; the protein is encoded by the coding sequence ATGATTTTTCATATTAGTATAGTTTTTGTTTCTATACTTATATCTGCTTTTTTTTCTGGTATGGAAATGGCTTTAATTTCTTCTAGTCTATTTCAAATAGAATTAGAAAAGAAAAAAGGATCATTTCATTCTAAAATCCTTTCTAAAAGCATTAATGAACCTAAAAAGTTTATAACTACAATGCTAATTGGAAATACCATATCTTTAGTTATATATGGGATTTATATGGGAAAATTGTTTTTTTCTATTTTACCAAAAGAATTATTGGATAGTTCTCTAGGAATAATTTTTGTAGAAACGGTATTTTCCGCTACCATTATTTTGATAGTTGGAGAGTTTATTCCAAAAATAATATTTAGTGCATATTCGAATGAATTATTAAGTCTGTTTATTGTTCCTGTATATATCATATGCAAAATATTTTCTCCTATAACTAATTTTGTTATTTGGATTTCTAATGTTTTTCTAAAAATTTTAGGAGAGAAAGAAAATAATAAAAAGAAAATTCTTGACAAAGAAGATTTAATTTATTTTCTATCAGAAAATATAGAAAATAATATTCAGAAAAAGGAAAAAGAATTTATAGAATCGGAAATAGAAATATTTCATAAAGCTTTGGATTTTTATGAAAAAAAAGCACGAGAATGTATGATTCCTAGAAAAGAAATAGTTTCTTCTAATCTTACATTTTCTTCCATAGATAATATTCGTAATCTTTTTACAGAAAGTGGGTTGTCTAAAATAGTAGTTTATAAAAATAATATAGATAATATTATAGGATATATTCATTATTTAGAACTTTTGAAAAAACCAAAAAATATTGAATCTGTAATTAGATCTGTTGAATTAGTTTATATTACGACACCGGTGAGAGAAATTATGGATCTCTTAATTAAAAAAAGAAGAAGTATAGCCATAGTTTTAGATGAATATGGAGGTACAGCAGGAATGATAACTATAGAAGATATTCTGGAAGAATTTCTTGGAGATATAAAAGATGAACATGATGAAAACATTTTATTGGATAAAAAATTAGATGATTACGAGTTTTTATTTTCTGCACGTTTAGAAATAGATTTTATTAATACGAAGTATAACTTAGGTCTTCCTAAATCCGAGGAATACGAAACTTTAGGTGGATTAATAGTTACTCATATAGGAAATATTCCTAAATGTGGAGAAAAAATTTTTATTCATAAAAATTTTTATATTGAAATTAAAAAAGTGTCTAAAAATAAAATAGAAGAAGTTTTTCTTCAAAAAAAAATATTTAATTAG